Proteins from a single region of Chengkuizengella sediminis:
- a CDS encoding tRNA (adenine(22)-N(1))-methyltransferase, which produces MVIISQRLKKIANKILPNSKLADIGSDHALLPTYLAQKNIIQMAVAGEVNKGPYEAAKKQVENSNLQHMIQVRLGNGLEVLDKEEVDTIVIAGMGGGLITDILNHSYDYTGVKRLVLQPNVAEDKVRRWCIQNHWQLIEEDILEEDRKIYEILVAERSENAYEESNEQIFSEEMYEWNCDCHIQLTRKLKILMGPHLLNNPSPVFIKKWNREIAKREKVIEQLSQSNLEEAVHKKSEFSAEVDQLKEVLKCLQRDKQ; this is translated from the coding sequence ATGGTGATAATATCTCAAAGACTGAAAAAAATAGCAAATAAAATACTGCCTAATAGTAAATTAGCAGATATTGGTTCAGATCATGCTTTATTACCTACATACTTAGCGCAGAAAAATATTATCCAAATGGCAGTTGCGGGTGAGGTTAATAAAGGACCTTATGAAGCTGCAAAAAAACAGGTTGAAAACTCAAATTTACAACATATGATTCAAGTGAGGTTAGGTAACGGATTGGAAGTACTCGATAAAGAGGAAGTAGATACGATTGTGATTGCTGGAATGGGCGGAGGATTGATTACAGATATCTTAAATCATTCTTATGATTATACCGGTGTAAAGCGACTTGTATTACAACCAAATGTTGCAGAGGATAAGGTGAGGCGCTGGTGTATACAAAATCACTGGCAATTAATTGAGGAAGATATTTTGGAAGAGGATCGTAAGATTTATGAAATTCTAGTTGCAGAGCGCAGTGAGAATGCATATGAAGAATCTAATGAACAAATATTTTCCGAAGAAATGTACGAATGGAATTGTGATTGTCATATTCAGCTTACTCGTAAATTGAAAATATTAATGGGACCACATTTATTAAATAATCCATCTCCTGTTTTTATAAAAAAGTGGAATAGGGAAATTGCAAAGAGAGAAAAGGTAATTGAACAATTATCACAATCTAATTTAGAAGAAGCAGTTCATAAGAAAAGTGAATTTTCTGCAGAAGTTGATCAACTGAAGGAGGTACTCAAGTGTTTGCAAAGGGACAAACAATAA
- the glyQ gene encoding glycine--tRNA ligase subunit alpha, producing MNFQNMILTLQQFWSEQNCIIVQPYDVEKGAGTLNPMTFLRSIGPEPWNVAYIEPSRRPADGRYGENPNRLYQHHQYQVIMKPSPDNIQEIYLESLKKLGIHAENHDIRFVEDNWEHPALGAWGLGWEVWLDGMEITQFTYFQQVGGIDMNPVAVEITYGLERLASYIQDKENVFDLEWVEGVKYGDVFLQPEYEHSKYTFEISDTKMLFTLFNMYEEEANKTLEQNLVFPAYDYVLKCSHTFNLLDARGAISVTERTGYITRVRNLSRLCASTYLQERERLGFPLLMEKGVSINE from the coding sequence TTGAATTTTCAAAATATGATTTTAACTCTGCAGCAATTTTGGTCTGAGCAAAATTGTATTATTGTTCAACCTTATGATGTTGAAAAAGGTGCAGGGACGTTAAATCCGATGACATTTTTACGCAGCATTGGACCAGAACCATGGAATGTGGCATATATTGAACCTTCTAGAAGACCAGCGGATGGTCGATATGGTGAGAATCCAAACCGTTTATATCAGCATCATCAATATCAAGTTATTATGAAGCCTTCTCCAGATAACATTCAAGAAATATATTTGGAAAGTTTAAAAAAGTTAGGCATTCATGCTGAAAATCATGATATACGTTTTGTTGAAGATAATTGGGAACATCCTGCTTTAGGAGCATGGGGGTTAGGCTGGGAAGTATGGTTAGATGGAATGGAAATCACACAATTTACATATTTTCAGCAAGTGGGGGGGATTGATATGAACCCCGTTGCAGTAGAAATTACGTATGGATTAGAACGTCTTGCATCCTATATTCAAGATAAAGAAAATGTGTTTGATTTAGAATGGGTTGAAGGAGTAAAGTATGGAGATGTGTTTCTTCAACCAGAGTATGAGCACTCAAAATATACTTTTGAAATATCAGATACAAAAATGTTATTTACTCTTTTTAATATGTATGAAGAGGAAGCTAATAAAACATTGGAACAAAATTTGGTTTTTCCTGCTTACGATTACGTTTTAAAATGTTCCCATACATTTAACCTATTAGACGCAAGAGGAGCTATTAGCGTAACAGAACGAACAGGTTATATTACAAGGGTAAGGAATCTATCAAGATTATGTGCATCAACCTATTTACAAGAAAGGGAACGTTTGGGATTTCCACTTTTAATGGAAAAAGGGGTGAGCATCAATGAATAA
- the rpoD gene encoding RNA polymerase sigma factor RpoD, producing the protein MTNDQRTQIDETELSLEQVKEQLIDLGKKRSSLTYKVIMEKLSPFDQEPEQIDDFFEHLSELGIEIANETDENIPASASGANQQEDFTLDDDLSLPPGIKINDPVRMYLKEIGRVPLLSAKEEVNLAIRIEQGDEEAKKRLAEANLRLVVSIAKRYVGRGMLFLDLIQEGNMGLIKAVEKFDYTKGYKFSTYATWWIRQAITRAIADQARTIRIPVHMVETINKLIRVSRQLLQDLGREPAPEEIAKEMELSTDKVREIMKIAQEPVSLETPIGEEDDSHLGDFIEDQEALAPSDAAAYELLKEQLEDVLDTLTEREENVLRLRFGLDDGRTRTLEEVGKVFGVTRERIRQIEAKALRKLRHPSRSKRLKDFLE; encoded by the coding sequence ATGACGAACGATCAACGAACTCAAATTGACGAAACTGAATTAAGCTTGGAACAAGTGAAAGAACAGTTAATTGATTTGGGTAAAAAACGTTCATCACTTACTTATAAAGTTATTATGGAGAAATTATCTCCATTTGACCAAGAACCAGAACAAATTGATGATTTTTTCGAGCATTTATCTGAATTAGGTATTGAAATTGCTAATGAAACAGATGAGAATATACCAGCTTCTGCTTCAGGAGCGAATCAACAAGAAGATTTTACGTTGGATGATGACTTATCATTACCCCCAGGAATAAAAATTAATGATCCAGTTCGCATGTACTTAAAAGAAATCGGACGTGTACCATTATTATCTGCAAAGGAAGAAGTAAATCTAGCTATTCGAATTGAACAAGGTGATGAGGAAGCCAAGAAAAGATTAGCTGAGGCAAACCTTCGACTTGTTGTTAGTATTGCTAAGAGATATGTAGGCCGTGGAATGTTATTCTTGGATTTAATACAAGAAGGGAATATGGGTCTAATTAAAGCTGTTGAAAAATTTGATTATACAAAAGGTTATAAATTTAGCACTTATGCAACTTGGTGGATCCGTCAGGCTATAACACGAGCGATAGCAGATCAAGCTAGAACGATTCGAATCCCTGTACATATGGTTGAAACCATTAATAAATTAATACGTGTTTCTCGTCAATTGCTTCAAGATTTAGGTCGTGAGCCTGCACCAGAAGAAATCGCAAAAGAGATGGAATTGAGTACAGATAAAGTGCGTGAGATTATGAAAATTGCACAGGAACCGGTTTCTTTAGAAACACCGATTGGGGAAGAGGATGATTCACACCTTGGTGATTTTATTGAAGATCAAGAAGCATTAGCACCATCAGATGCCGCAGCTTATGAATTGCTTAAGGAGCAGTTAGAGGACGTTCTTGACACATTAACAGAACGTGAAGAAAATGTGTTGCGCTTAAGATTCGGATTGGATGACGGTCGTACTAGAACGCTAGAGGAAGTTGGAAAAGTATTCGGAGTTACTCGCGAACGTATTAGACAAATAGAAGCAAAAGCCTTAAGAAAGCTTAGACATCCAAGCCGAAGTAAAAGATTAAAGGATTTTCTCGAATAA
- a CDS encoding YaiI/YqxD family protein — MKNIFIFVDADACPVKNEIVKLGKQFQIKIVMVASFDHSLKNEDGVENIQVDRSDQSADLYISNHISANDILITHDFGLASICLGKGAKVVSPRGKFYSAQSIDFLLENRHESAKKRRNGQYSKGPKPFTKEDRNVFLQTMTNFLKDLQEI, encoded by the coding sequence ATTAAAAATATTTTTATTTTTGTTGATGCTGATGCGTGTCCCGTGAAGAACGAAATTGTCAAACTAGGTAAGCAATTTCAAATCAAGATTGTAATGGTTGCATCTTTTGATCACTCATTAAAAAATGAAGATGGTGTCGAAAACATTCAGGTTGATCGTTCTGATCAATCAGCAGACTTATATATTTCAAATCATATTTCTGCGAATGATATTTTAATTACACATGATTTTGGTTTAGCTTCTATTTGTTTGGGGAAAGGGGCTAAAGTAGTGTCACCTCGTGGTAAATTTTACTCTGCTCAATCCATTGATTTTTTATTGGAAAACAGACATGAAAGTGCTAAAAAGAGAAGAAATGGTCAATATAGCAAGGGACCAAAACCATTTACAAAAGAGGATCGAAATGTTTTTCTACAAACAATGACAAATTTTTTAAAAGATTTGCAGGAGATTTAG
- the glyS gene encoding glycine--tRNA ligase subunit beta, producing the protein MNKDLLIEIGMEEIPSRFIRDAVKLLEKKISEWLMESRIHFSRTKIYATPRRLAVIVDNVSSKQSDLRSEVKGPSKKIAQNDLGEWSKAALGFARSQGVEPSNLFFKELNGVEYVYAVKNEVGIETKNILSLGISKIVTSMVYPKNMRWGKYELKYVRPIRWIVALYGDEVIPMEITEVNAGRKSRGHRFLGSEVNIDFPSTYVTQLKEEYVYVDIEERQQLIVEQINTLAENKSWDISVKGDLLEEVLFLVEYPTVLFGSFQPEFLEIPQEVLITSMREHQRYFPVFDQNNKLLPHFVTVRNGDKKSLDVVARGNEKVLKARLADARFFYQEDQNSPIEKALAKLEKIVYHEELGTVGDKVRRTRLISGQISRFLSVDEQVKDQVSRASTICKFDLVTQMVNEFPELQGVMGEDYALKAGEDPVVSRAIFEHYQPRFSGDSSPESMVGAIVSIADKMDSIIGCFSIGIIPTGSQDPYALRRSAAGIVQIILDHNLKINLFNLFDICIEVYEESSFLKTEISELRAKYLEFFSLRIKNVLTDMKIRYDVIDAVMATDITNIPSVIRRGKALMGFVKQPDIKIIVESFNRVENLASKAEDEIIIEEHFEETVEIELFKTWEQIHPTFTEKLNASLEFEALEMLKQLQTPITAFFEKVMVMSEDENLKRNRLALLANISSDIVKIADFQKIVL; encoded by the coding sequence ATGAATAAAGATTTGTTGATTGAAATTGGAATGGAAGAAATACCTTCTAGATTTATTCGTGATGCTGTTAAATTACTAGAGAAAAAAATAAGTGAATGGTTAATGGAGTCTAGAATTCATTTTTCTAGAACTAAAATTTACGCTACTCCGCGTCGATTGGCTGTTATTGTTGATAATGTATCATCAAAGCAATCAGATCTTAGAAGTGAAGTGAAGGGTCCTTCCAAAAAAATTGCTCAAAACGATCTTGGTGAATGGAGCAAAGCTGCATTAGGTTTTGCAAGGAGCCAAGGAGTTGAACCATCTAACTTGTTTTTTAAAGAGTTAAATGGTGTAGAGTATGTCTATGCTGTTAAAAATGAGGTTGGCATTGAAACAAAAAATATATTATCCTTGGGGATCAGTAAGATCGTCACCTCTATGGTGTATCCCAAAAATATGCGTTGGGGAAAGTATGAATTAAAATATGTTCGCCCCATTCGATGGATTGTTGCCTTATATGGTGACGAAGTGATTCCAATGGAAATCACAGAAGTAAATGCTGGTAGAAAGTCAAGAGGACACCGTTTTCTTGGTAGTGAGGTAAACATCGATTTTCCATCTACATATGTAACTCAATTAAAAGAGGAATATGTATACGTAGATATAGAGGAAAGACAACAGCTTATTGTTGAACAAATTAATACATTAGCTGAAAATAAAAGCTGGGATATATCTGTAAAAGGGGACTTATTAGAAGAAGTGCTTTTTCTAGTTGAATACCCTACTGTCCTTTTTGGATCCTTTCAACCAGAGTTTTTAGAAATACCCCAGGAAGTATTAATTACATCCATGAGAGAACATCAACGTTATTTTCCTGTTTTTGATCAAAATAATAAATTATTACCTCATTTTGTTACGGTTAGAAACGGAGATAAAAAATCTTTAGACGTAGTAGCAAGAGGTAATGAAAAAGTATTAAAAGCTAGATTGGCAGATGCAAGATTTTTTTATCAAGAAGACCAGAATTCCCCAATAGAAAAAGCGCTAGCTAAATTAGAGAAGATTGTATATCATGAAGAACTGGGTACAGTTGGAGATAAGGTGAGAAGAACCCGTTTAATATCGGGTCAAATTTCTAGGTTTTTATCCGTAGATGAACAAGTGAAAGATCAAGTGTCGAGAGCTTCTACCATCTGTAAGTTTGATCTTGTAACCCAAATGGTTAATGAATTTCCTGAATTACAAGGTGTAATGGGAGAAGATTATGCTTTAAAAGCTGGAGAAGACCCAGTGGTATCACGAGCTATTTTTGAGCATTACCAACCTCGTTTTTCTGGTGATTCTTCACCTGAATCCATGGTTGGTGCAATTGTTAGTATTGCAGATAAAATGGATAGTATTATTGGTTGTTTTTCTATTGGTATTATCCCTACAGGGTCTCAAGATCCATATGCGTTACGTAGGAGCGCAGCTGGGATTGTTCAGATCATATTGGACCATAATCTGAAAATCAACTTATTTAATTTATTTGATATTTGTATTGAAGTGTATGAAGAGAGTAGTTTTTTAAAGACGGAAATTTCAGAGCTTCGAGCAAAATATTTGGAATTTTTCTCATTAAGAATTAAAAATGTACTTACGGATATGAAAATAAGATATGATGTGATTGATGCAGTAATGGCAACTGACATTACTAATATTCCATCTGTAATAAGACGGGGTAAAGCTTTAATGGGGTTTGTAAAACAACCTGATATAAAGATCATTGTCGAATCGTTCAATCGTGTAGAAAATTTAGCATCAAAAGCAGAAGATGAAATCATTATAGAAGAACACTTTGAAGAAACGGTTGAAATAGAATTATTTAAAACATGGGAACAAATACATCCTACGTTTACAGAAAAATTAAATGCATCATTAGAATTTGAAGCGTTAGAGATGTTAAAACAACTGCAAACTCCAATTACTGCTTTTTTTGAAAAAGTCATGGTCATGAGTGAGGATGAAAACTTAAAAAGAAATCGTTTAGCTTTGTTAGCGAATATATCTTCTGATATTGTTAAAATTGCTGATTTCCAAAAAATAGTATTATAA
- the dnaG gene encoding DNA primase, whose protein sequence is MSNLGIPDEIIETVLKHHDIVDVISKYVHLSKQGKNLKGLCPFHSEKTPSFTVSPDKQIFNCFGCGIGGNVVKFMMEIENYSFPEAIQQLSEDADIPFHWHNQSEHPEQQKEKSDLLRAHELSQTLFHYILKNTAHGKIALEYLNNRGFSLKLMNQFQIGYAPSMRNTLTEFLHKREFLLPLMEQGGLLSKTGQQQYVDRFRDRIIFPITNVRGKVIAFAGRALGDGQPKYLNSPETILFNKSKTLYNFSQAKTEIRRTGRIVLFEGYADVIKAWDAGVLNGVATMGTAVTREHATTLKRYADQIILCFDGDEAGQTAAIKNLSILEKMKFQVYVAMLPDQMDPDEYITAHGSDRFNKEIVENAVTATKYKILYSQKRFRLNDANEKLRYIRSTLKIIAELESPTEREHYIKEIANDFDYSFETLKQEMFEIRQDTEKKRFKGDNNVNRWNNVMNGSGREVVPSLLPAFHNAEKNLLAIMMHSREITIYVEKEIGDQFNVEVHGAIAAYLYAFFAQHEKPDISKFLTMLRNDELENVASSISLIGDHHATNSKVIDDYIKQIKNNSQKHIIKQKKIERDQAERVGDYIRAAEIGKEIITLERNHKL, encoded by the coding sequence GTGTCAAATTTAGGTATCCCGGATGAAATTATTGAAACTGTCTTGAAACATCATGATATTGTAGATGTGATTAGTAAGTATGTTCATTTATCAAAGCAAGGTAAAAATCTAAAAGGACTTTGTCCGTTTCATTCTGAGAAAACCCCTTCATTTACAGTTTCACCCGATAAACAAATTTTCAATTGCTTTGGTTGTGGAATTGGTGGTAATGTAGTTAAATTCATGATGGAAATTGAAAATTATTCGTTTCCTGAGGCCATTCAACAATTGTCTGAAGATGCTGACATTCCTTTTCATTGGCATAATCAAAGTGAGCATCCAGAACAGCAGAAAGAAAAGTCTGATTTATTAAGAGCACATGAGCTATCTCAAACTTTGTTTCATTATATATTAAAAAATACTGCACATGGAAAAATTGCTTTAGAATACTTGAACAATAGAGGTTTCTCATTAAAGCTTATGAATCAATTTCAAATCGGTTATGCCCCGTCGATGCGAAATACTTTGACTGAGTTTTTGCATAAAAGAGAGTTTTTACTTCCTTTGATGGAACAAGGTGGACTTTTATCTAAAACGGGTCAACAGCAGTACGTAGATCGATTTCGGGATCGGATCATCTTTCCTATTACAAATGTTAGAGGAAAAGTAATTGCCTTTGCAGGAAGAGCCTTAGGAGATGGTCAACCAAAATATTTAAATTCACCCGAAACCATTCTATTTAATAAGAGTAAAACATTGTATAACTTCTCTCAGGCAAAAACTGAAATTAGACGAACTGGGCGAATTGTCTTATTTGAAGGGTATGCAGATGTGATCAAAGCGTGGGATGCAGGGGTATTGAATGGAGTAGCAACAATGGGGACTGCTGTTACTCGGGAACATGCAACCACCTTAAAGCGATATGCTGATCAAATTATTTTGTGTTTTGATGGAGATGAAGCTGGTCAAACAGCAGCCATAAAAAATCTATCGATATTAGAAAAAATGAAATTTCAAGTTTATGTTGCTATGCTTCCTGACCAAATGGATCCTGATGAATACATTACAGCTCATGGTTCAGATCGTTTTAATAAAGAAATTGTTGAGAATGCTGTAACTGCTACAAAGTATAAAATATTGTATTCACAAAAAAGATTTAGGCTAAATGATGCTAATGAAAAATTACGTTATATTCGATCCACTTTAAAAATTATTGCTGAACTTGAATCACCGACTGAAAGAGAACATTATATAAAAGAAATAGCAAATGATTTCGATTATTCATTTGAAACTTTAAAACAAGAAATGTTTGAGATCAGACAGGATACAGAAAAAAAACGCTTCAAAGGGGATAATAACGTAAATCGGTGGAATAATGTAATGAATGGAAGTGGCAGGGAGGTTGTCCCTTCATTATTACCTGCTTTTCATAATGCCGAAAAGAATTTGTTGGCCATTATGATGCATAGTCGAGAAATAACGATTTATGTAGAAAAAGAGATAGGTGATCAGTTTAATGTTGAAGTTCATGGGGCCATAGCAGCTTATTTATATGCATTTTTTGCTCAGCATGAAAAACCTGATATTAGTAAATTCTTAACAATGCTGCGGAACGATGAATTGGAAAATGTAGCTAGTTCAATTTCACTTATAGGTGATCATCATGCTACGAATTCTAAAGTTATTGATGATTACATTAAACAAATCAAAAATAATTCACAAAAACATATTATAAAACAAAAGAAAATAGAAAGAGATCAAGCAGAACGAGTAGGAGATTATATACGGGCTGCAGAAATAGGAAAAGAGATTATAACCCTAGAGAGAAACCATAAATTATAA
- a CDS encoding Nif3-like dinuclear metal center hexameric protein, producing MFAKGQTITQILEHWTPKYYAVPDDKIGLQLGTLNKEIKNVMVTLDVTEQVVDEAIEKDIQLIIAHHPIIFRPLKHIQTDLSAGKIYEKCIKNDIAVYVAHTNLDVAEGGINDMMANALGLTKLSPLEEVHTEKLSKLVVFVPEEAHNNVLKSIFAAGAGWIGDYSHCSFNIKGEGTFLAQENTDPYIGEKGKLTKANEIRIETIVPQNIQRKVVQAMLKAHPYEEVAYDLYPMDLKGKSFGLGRVGRLPDKKTLAELVSTVKENFEVPMVRTVGDLNKEISKVAVLGGSGSRYVQQAKYAGADVLITGDIDFHTAQDALADGLSIIDPGHHAEKIMIKHVSDYLQTEFFTKKIGTNVIQSTTDTDPFTFL from the coding sequence GTGTTTGCAAAGGGACAAACAATAACTCAAATCTTAGAACATTGGACACCTAAATATTATGCTGTTCCTGATGATAAAATTGGTTTGCAACTTGGGACGTTAAATAAAGAAATTAAAAATGTAATGGTGACTTTGGATGTAACAGAACAAGTTGTTGATGAAGCGATCGAAAAAGATATTCAATTGATTATTGCCCATCATCCCATTATTTTCAGACCATTAAAACATATACAAACAGATTTATCAGCAGGTAAAATTTATGAAAAATGTATCAAAAACGATATTGCTGTGTACGTTGCACATACCAATCTAGATGTTGCAGAAGGTGGCATTAATGATATGATGGCAAATGCGCTGGGATTAACAAAACTTTCACCACTTGAAGAAGTACATACTGAGAAATTAAGTAAACTTGTTGTTTTCGTACCAGAAGAAGCACATAACAATGTATTGAAGTCCATATTTGCTGCTGGTGCTGGATGGATAGGTGATTATAGTCATTGCAGCTTTAATATTAAAGGAGAAGGTACATTTTTGGCTCAAGAAAATACAGATCCTTACATCGGGGAAAAAGGGAAACTAACTAAAGCAAATGAAATTCGTATAGAAACAATTGTACCTCAGAATATTCAGAGAAAAGTAGTTCAAGCGATGTTAAAAGCACATCCTTATGAAGAAGTTGCTTATGATTTATATCCGATGGATTTAAAAGGGAAGTCCTTTGGTTTGGGTAGAGTAGGACGTTTACCTGATAAGAAAACCTTAGCTGAATTAGTATCAACTGTAAAAGAAAATTTTGAAGTACCTATGGTAAGAACGGTTGGAGATCTAAATAAAGAAATAAGTAAGGTTGCTGTTCTAGGGGGATCAGGAAGTAGATATGTACAACAAGCAAAATATGCTGGTGCTGATGTTTTAATAACAGGAGATATCGATTTTCATACTGCTCAAGATGCTTTAGCAGATGGATTATCTATCATAGATCCTGGACATCATGCTGAAAAAATAATGATCAAACATGTTTCTGATTATTTGCAAACAGAATTTTTTACTAAAAAAATAGGAACAAATGTAATTCAGTCAACTACAGATACCGATCCTTTCACTTTTTTATAA
- a CDS encoding S8 family peptidase, whose amino-acid sequence MKFVKIAFPVFILTVIGLLIFPVGDQKIDENMKIQMNTNSELKMKESLMNQDVSKTNELCRIQCTRHFTQALDNMNGSNDKKSILSQIKENHTNVVQVVWMDNNNNKNEAIGNLSGELKSKVSPLINEGKKVLKENKLYQSETIQVGKEKYFVLAVPSQEKNSALIGVIKQDFLNQVEIEQRKNLRIVPYPSDKRYGIKSVDSDTLQDVKVDHPEENVGTSHYHLKEIVVKFKIEPSASDLKKIKSDIQATSMKKLGYTYVFSSNTMDAEQMMSYFNKWDVEYTEPHYLYMTNETIQSAENEPNDILYDPYQWNLPNIDTLNGWDLSKGSNQIIVAVIDTGVDLNHPDLQGQLLEGANFVDEEAQPLDDVGHGTHVAGIISAKVDNSEGIAGMSWYNKILPIKVLDSTGAGSTYAVAQGVIWATDQGAKVINMSLGNYAETQFLHDAIKYAYDKDVVLIAATGNDNTNQPGYPAAYPEVIAVSATDESSNKAEFSNFGDYLDVMAPGVSIPSTYPDKQYAALSGTSMASPHVSALAAMIRSINPKLKNVEVMEIIRNTAVDLGDAGKDNYYGFGLIHVVNALENASGNQTVQSKEKKSWFQRLIDSLNPNKNPSEVR is encoded by the coding sequence ATGAAATTTGTTAAAATTGCTTTTCCTGTTTTTATTTTAACTGTAATTGGTTTACTAATATTCCCAGTTGGTGATCAAAAAATTGATGAAAATATGAAAATACAAATGAATACAAATTCTGAATTAAAGATGAAAGAATCACTAATGAATCAAGATGTAAGCAAAACAAATGAACTATGTCGCATTCAATGCACAAGGCATTTCACTCAAGCTTTGGATAATATGAATGGCTCAAACGATAAAAAATCAATCTTATCACAGATAAAAGAAAATCACACCAATGTGGTTCAAGTTGTTTGGATGGACAATAATAACAATAAGAATGAAGCGATAGGCAATCTTAGTGGAGAATTGAAAAGTAAAGTATCACCTTTAATTAATGAAGGGAAAAAAGTCCTAAAAGAAAATAAACTTTATCAATCTGAAACAATTCAAGTTGGCAAAGAGAAGTATTTTGTTTTAGCAGTACCTTCCCAAGAAAAAAATTCTGCCTTAATAGGTGTGATTAAACAAGATTTTCTAAATCAGGTAGAAATCGAGCAAAGAAAAAATTTAAGAATAGTTCCCTATCCAAGTGATAAAAGATATGGCATAAAATCCGTTGATTCTGATACACTTCAAGATGTAAAAGTAGATCATCCTGAAGAGAATGTAGGAACAAGTCATTATCATCTGAAAGAAATCGTAGTTAAATTCAAAATTGAACCTTCAGCATCAGATTTAAAGAAAATTAAATCTGATATTCAGGCAACTTCTATGAAAAAATTAGGATATACTTATGTATTTAGCTCCAATACTATGGATGCAGAACAAATGATGAGTTATTTTAACAAATGGGATGTGGAATATACAGAACCGCATTATTTATATATGACCAATGAAACAATTCAATCTGCTGAAAATGAACCTAATGATATTTTATATGACCCTTATCAGTGGAATCTCCCTAATATTGATACTTTAAATGGCTGGGATTTAAGCAAAGGGAGTAATCAAATTATCGTAGCAGTTATAGATACTGGTGTGGATTTAAACCACCCTGATTTACAAGGTCAATTGTTAGAAGGGGCTAATTTCGTGGATGAAGAGGCACAACCTTTAGATGATGTTGGACACGGAACACATGTTGCAGGTATTATATCAGCCAAAGTAGATAACTCTGAAGGGATTGCAGGAATGAGCTGGTATAATAAAATCTTACCAATTAAAGTACTTGATTCAACTGGGGCTGGTAGTACCTATGCAGTAGCTCAAGGTGTCATATGGGCAACTGATCAGGGGGCTAAAGTGATTAATATGAGCTTAGGTAATTATGCAGAGACTCAGTTTCTCCATGATGCAATAAAATATGCCTATGATAAAGATGTTGTATTGATTGCTGCAACAGGAAACGATAATACAAATCAACCAGGCTATCCAGCTGCATACCCTGAAGTGATTGCTGTATCAGCTACAGATGAATCATCAAATAAGGCTGAATTTTCTAATTTTGGTGATTATTTAGATGTGATGGCACCGGGTGTCAGCATTCCAAGTACGTACCCTGACAAACAGTATGCTGCATTGTCTGGCACTTCTATGGCTAGTCCACATGTATCTGCTTTAGCCGCGATGATTCGGTCAATAAATCCAAAACTAAAAAATGTTGAAGTTATGGAAATAATTCGGAACACGGCTGTAGATTTAGGTGATGCTGGAAAAGATAATTATTATGGTTTTGGATTAATTCATGTTGTAAATGCATTGGAAAATGCAAGTGGAAATCAGACAGTCCAATCAAAGGAGAAAAAATCTTGGTTTCAGAGATTAATCGACTCATTAAATCCTAATAAAAACCCCTCTGAAGTTAGATAA